A window of Apium graveolens cultivar Ventura chromosome 8, ASM990537v1, whole genome shotgun sequence contains these coding sequences:
- the LOC141677827 gene encoding uncharacterized protein LOC141677827, which translates to MVSVGDSQIRPTRFHTTRPYYYTPPQSSSKTQRPLGRSMRTIRSTLYQSENLTDSVLDLRLGELATQQSKTLSFSEQDFLEFSKAFSDYSACSSDISGELQRLATLPAPKSPALTDPTREPEPEPCQGFLQRESFSTEIIECISPEDLLPTVNLCIEGLNSCSIAVKRSAAAKLRLLAKNRADNRALIAESGAVPFLIHLLRSTDPRTQEHAVTALLNLLLLEENRKLVTDHGAIKPLIYVLKTGTDTSKQNAACALLNLSYLDENKVSVGGSGAIPPLVALLRNGTSRGKKDAITVLYKICAVKVNKERAVNAGVVKLLVEMVGEQGSGMAEKAMVVLSSLAGTEGGRSEIVEIGGIPALVEAIEDGSMKGKEFALLTLLQLCSDNVRNRGLLVREGVIPPLVAFSQSGTAKAKHKAETLLGYLREPRNEASSSSP; encoded by the exons ATGGTTTCAGTGGGTGATTCACAAATACGCCCGACCCGATTCCACACAACCCGACCCTATTACTACACACCACCGCAATCCTCCTCCAAAACCCAACGCCCATTGGGCCGGTCCATGAGAACAATCCGGTCCACTTTATACCAATCCGAAAACCTAACCGACTCAGTTCTCGATCTCCGACTCGGCGAACTCGCTACTCAACAATCCAAAACGCTGTCGTTTTCCGAACAAGACTTTCTAGAATTTTCCAAAGCTTTCTCTGATTACTCCGCTTGTAGTAGCGATATTTCCGGCGAGTTACAGCGTCTTGCCACGTTACCGGCTCCTAAATCCCCGGCTCTTACCGACCCGACCCGAGAACCTGAACCGGAACCGTGTCAGGGGTTTTTACAGAGGGAGAGCTTCTCGACGGAGATTATTGAGTGTATTTCACCGGAAGATCTTTTACCGACGGTGAATTTATGTATTGAAGGGTTAAATTCGTGTTCGATTGCGGTGAAACGATCAGCTGCTGCGAAATTGAGGTTGCTAGCGAAGAATAGAGCTGATAATCGTGCTTTGATTGCGGAGTCTGGTGCTGTGCCTTTTTTGATTCATCTATTACGGAGTACTGATCCGCGGACGCAAGAGCACGCGGTGACCGCGTTGTTGAATTTGTTGTTGTTAGAGGAGAATAGGAAGTTAGTTACTGATCACGGAGCGATTAAGCCTTTAATTTATGTTTTAAAGACGGGGACGGATACGTCTAAGCAGAATGCAGCTTGTGCGTTGTTGAATTTGTCGTATTTAGATGAAAATAAGGTGTCGGTTGGGGGCAGTGGAGCGATTCCGCCTTTGGTTGCGTTGTTGAGGAACGGGACGAGTAGAGGGAAGAAGGATGCGATTACGGTGTTGTATAAGATTTGTGCGGTGAAGGTGAACAAGGAGAGGGCGGTGAATGCTGGTGTTGTGAAGTTGTTGGTTGAGATGGTTGGGGAACAAGGGAGTGGAATGGCGGAGAAGGCAATGGTGGTTTTGAGTAGTTTGGCGGGGACGGAGGGCGGGAGGAGTGAGATTGTGGAGATAGGTGGGATTCCCGCTTTGGTGGAAGCGATTGAGGATGGTTCGATGAAAGGGAAGGAGTTTGCGCTTCTTACTTTGCTTCAGTTGTGTAGTGATAATGTGAGGAATAGGGGATTGTTGGTTAGGGAAGGTGTGATTCCTCCGTTGGTTGCGTTTTCGCAATCCGGTACTGCTAAAGCTAAGCATAAG GCTGAAACTCTTTTGGGGTATCTGAGAGAACCAAGAAATGAAGCTTCTTCTTCAAGTCCTTAG
- the LOC141679494 gene encoding uncharacterized protein LOC141679494 has protein sequence MHEDLKSEYLEVEDPFILWENLKYRFDHQKLVYLPAAENDWANLRLQDFKSVRAYSSALFKISSRLIMCGEKVTEKRKIDKTLSTFHPNNINLAEMYRERKFTKFGDLLSTLLVSEQNHELVIKNHQSRPTGSAPLPEVNNMSFQQNVRRRGYRGGRGQGRYRGRGRSHGHFRPYNNSGHRKWQSESQSKRKASRGGKTENVCYKCGMNGHWTRNCHIPDHLVKLYQSSQKSKEKMVETNFANNNIDDFSRITTGGIRINGPNEPNETPIWEAED, from the coding sequence ATGCATGAAGATTTAAAATCTGAGTACTTAGAAGTCGAGGATCCttttattttatgggaaaatctaAAGTATAGGTTCGATCACCAGAAACTAGTTTATCTACCTGCAGCTGAAAATGATTGGGCTAATTTAAGACTTCAGGATTTTAAGAGTGTCCGAGCATATAGCTCTGCTTTGTTCAAAATAAGTTCTAGGCTTATTATGTGCGGTGAGAAAGTTACGGAAAAAAGAAAAATCGATAAAACACTATCAACTTTTCACCCCAACAATATCAACTTAGCAGAGATGTACAGGGAGCGCAAATTCACTAAATTCGGGGATCTTCTATCAACTCTCCTCGTTTCTGAACAGAATCATGAATTGGTGATTAAGAATCATCAATCCCGTCCAACAGGATCTGCCCCATTACCTGAAGTAAATAACATGTCATTCCAGCAGAATGTACGTAGAAGAGGGTATAGAGGTGGACGGGGCCAAGGGCGGTACCGTGGACGAGGTCGGAGTCACGGGCATTTTCGTCCATATAACAACTCTGGTCACCGGAAGTGGCAATCTGAATCACAGAGTAAAAGAAAGGCATCACGAGGAGGAAAAACTGAAAATGTTTGCTATAAGTGCGGCATGAATGGGCACTGGACACGTAATTGTCATATCCCAGATCATCTTGTTAAGTTGTACCAATCTTCTCaaaaatcaaaagagaaaatggTAGAAACTAATTTCGCCAACAATAACATAGATGATTTTTCGAGAATCACAACGGGAGGAATACGCATTAATGGTCCGAATGAACCTAACGAAACTCCCATATGGGAGGCTGAAGATTAG